The DNA region GGCGTAACCTCCGGCGGCAACGGCCGAAACCGAGGCCTCTCCAACCCCTCCAACTGCTGCGCCGCCAACTGATACGCCTGCCCCAGCTTCCGCATCTCCGCCGCAGCCTCCTGGCGGACCTTCTCCTTGGCTGCCTCGATCCGCTCCAGCTCCCCGGCCGACTTCGCGCCCACCGCCCGCGCGTCCGGGTCGTTGGGGTTGGCCTGCGCCGCCGCCAGGTTCCCCTCCGCGCCGCCCTTGTCACGCGGAATCGACGCCTGCGCGGTAGCAATCGCCTCCGACGCCCGCGTCAGCCACTTCGCCGACGCCTCGCTGAAGTCACCCAGGCGGAGCGTGGAGTTGGCCAGATCCCCGCTCCACGTACGGAACGCCGTCGCGCCCTCGCCCTTCCACCGCACCCACTGCGGCCGCACCTTCAACTCGTCCGCGATCTTCCGGATCTCCGCAGCCGCAGCCACCAGCCGATCCGCGGCCGCCTGGACCTGACCGGCGTTCGCCTGGTCCAACCACGCCAGCATCTGCTCATGACTCATCGACTCAAACGACGTGCTGCCCTTGCCGCCCATCAGATCGACCCTCCCGCGTCCCCTGCCGGATCCTCCGTACGCCGGTCCGCCCGGCCCGGCTCCTGCCCGGCGCCAGCACCAGCCCCGCTCCCGTACCGCTCAGAAATCCCCGCGCTGATCTCCGCCATGCGATCACGAATGTCCTCATCCACGTTCCGGTAGCCCTTGTGCGAGGCGAGGACCGCGATGCCCATCCCCTCCATGGAGTCGGAGAGGAGTTTCGACAGGCCCTCCAGCTCCGTGAGCACCGTCCCGTACGCACCGAACAGGCCCGCGGCCTCGGCCCACGCCCCGTCCCCACCACCGAACTGCGGCCGCCCCAGCTGCTCTTGCCCCACCTTGGCCGGTCCGGCCGCCGACCCCTTCAGATCACGGATCAGGTCATCGACCCGCTTCTGGAACACCACGAACGACGACAGCTCCGTGGCCACATCCACCACAGCGTCCGTGATCCCGTCGAAGGGGTTCGCGGACCAGAACGAACCGTCTGACCCACCCGACCCGCCGCCCGACTTCCCCGCCCCCACCGGCCCCACCCCCAGTACGACCACACGGCCCAAGCTCGATCACGCAGCGAGCGCATAGCTATCGCGAACTACCGGGCAACTCTAGTCACTGGGTATGACAGTTCGTATCTGAACGATCACTCATACGATCAGATTCAGGCCAGCACGAGACACCCACGAGGCCCGCACGGTGCCTGCCAACGGAGCTCAGCACACGGGACCTTGCACGTTCCAGGACATTCGCACCGGTACACACGAGGCCAAACACCATGCGATATCAGCCAAAGCCCGCCCCTCCTCAGCTTGGCGCGGCGGCTTCGCAGGTGGTACCCGTCGACACTCGCCGCCATCTACGGGGCCGCACCCATCCCCGCCCCGGCCCTCCATTCGGTGTGCCTGTCATCACACCCGAGTGGTGTCACGCCTGATGTCGCTGCGGTGTCTCATGACAGAAGCGAGAGAAGGGACCGTAAAGATGAAGGCCGTCATCGTGTGCGCCTCCGTGTCGCACGGCAATACGCGTCGTGTCGCCGACTGCATGGCCCAGGTGCTGGGCGCGAAGGTCGTCTCCCCCGAGCAGGCGGACCTGGCGGAGCTGGCCGATGCCGACCTCGTGGGATTCGGCTCGGGCGTCTTCTATCAGAGGCTCCACCCCCGCCTGATCAACTTCGTCAAGGCGCTGCCCACCGGGCGGGGCCGGGCATTCGTGTTCGCCACCAGCGGCCTTCCCGAGCTGCCGCTGGCGCCCTTCTCCCGCCCCTTGGTCAAGCTCCTGGAAGGCAAGGGCTTTGAGGTGGCCGGAAACTTCTCGTGCCGGGCGTTGGACACCATGGGGCCCTTCAAGCTGGTCGGCGGCATCCAGAAACAGCGGCCGAACGACGGGGACCTGGCTGCCGCGCGGGCGTTCGCCGCGCGGCTGAGGGACGGGCAAGGGCCGGTTTCCTGACACGCGCCGCGCCGCGTCGCGTTGCCGGGAGGCGGCAGGCAGCGCGTACTAGACCTCTTCAGCGAAGTGGTCGAACTCGCCTGCCTGTACGCCGAGTACGAAGGCGTCCCATTTCTTGCGGGTGGTCGTGACGACGTTGTCCGGGGCGTCGGTCGTGCGCAGGTAGACGGCGTCGTCCGCGCCGAAGGCGAGTTCGATCCAGGGGTCGGGGCCGTCTTCCTCTTCGGGGGCGGTTCGGGTCCAGTCGAGGTCAGGGGGCACGTCAGGCACGGTTGGGGCTCTCCTTTGCGGCGCGGAGGAGGGCGGCGAACGCGGTGCGCGGTGCGGAGAGTATGACTGGGGCCGGGGCGGCGCTCTCCGTGAGGCGGATGTTGTGGGCATCTGCTGTGGACACGTGTATGCAGGAGTTGCCCTCGGAGCAGTAGGACGACTTCTGCCAGGGGGAGTTCATCGGTACTCCTTCACAGGTCTTGCATGATGGTGAGGATCAGGTCCCGGGACTTGGCGGGGGAGAGCGCGGCGCTCTCGATGCGCTCGAAGAGAGTCCTGTACTTGTGAAGTTGGGCCTCGGCGTCGAGGAACGCCAGACCGTGGGACTGGTCCAACTGAACTGTGTCCAGCTGCGGCACCGGTCCGTTCACGAAGTAGATCGACTGCCCTGAGCCCGGGTAGGCACCGGCGTCGAAGGTGATGGCACGCACGGTGACGTGGCTGCGTTCGCTCATGTCGAGGATGTGCTGAAGCTGTTCGCGTGCCGTCGCCGGACCGCCGACCTTCATGCGGAGCGCCGCCTCGTGGATGACGGCGTGATACGGCGTGGGAGTGTCCGCGTACAGGATGGCCTGTCGCTTGATCCGGAACGAGAGCCTGTGTTCGATGTCCGGTGCCCCGCCGTCGAGGCCAACCGCCGAGACCTCCGCCTCTACGCTGATCCCGGCGGACTCCCGGGCAGCTAGGGCCTGTTGCGAAATGAGATCTTGGTCGTAGATGATCACACCCTGTGGGACGCGGAGATCTGACGAACGGCCAGTGGGCCCGGCTGGAGCCGTTGTTGCCGCAGGGCATCAAGCCGGGCCGGCCGCAGGTATGGAGGAGCCGCCCGGCGGAGTCTCCGTCGAACCGGTTGACCACGGACTCGGCCGGTCCCGTGGCGGGCTGACCTACAAGATCCACCTCGCGGTCGAGCAGGGGCAGAAGCCGCTGTCGGTGGTGATCACAGCTGGGCAACGAGGGGATTCGCCGCAGTTCGAGCCGGTCCTGGAAGCTGTCCGAGTGCCGCGGTTAAGGATCGGCCGACCGCGCAGGCGACCGGACCGGGTGCGGGCCGACAAGGCGTACGACTCCCGCAGCAACCGTGCTTACCTGCGCAGACGCGGGATCTAGGCCACGATTCCGGTGCCTGCGGACCGGGTCCGTAACCGGCTCAAGCTCGGATCGCGCGGCGGGTCGGCCACCGACGTTCGACAGGAACGACTACAAGCAGCGGCACGCCGCCGAGTGCGGCATCAACCGCCTCAAGCGCCACCGCGCCGTCGCCACCAGGTACGACAAACTCGCCGTCCGCTACGAAGCAACCGTGCTGGTGGCAGCCATCACGGAATGGCTGTGAGGGACACGCCTACCGACGTTACTTACGGCTCGTACAGCGGCAGAAAATGGATGACCGCTTGCTCGTAGGGGTGGGCATCGCGGACAGCCCGCTGGACGGCGCTGGCCTGATCCGCGTCACAGACCGATTCGATCCGGCACTCTTCGCTGTGCCGTACGAGACCGACTTCACCGTCGTACGGCTGCGCGCCAGGCAGGGCCTGCCAGCTGCCAGTCACCTTCCAGACGCTGGAACACCTTGCGTACTCGCCCACCCGCCCCGCACCGGCCGCGTGGAGAGCCTCGATCACCACTTCCGCATGACTCTCGGGGACGGATATCTCGATCTTCAAGCGCGTCATGCCTGGACCCTAGCAACCCGTGCCACCAGCACTTTCGCAACAGGCTTTAGGGGTGGTTGATGGTGCGTAAGACATGGCTGCTCGCGGCCGTCGGGCCGTAGTCCGGCGGGCGGTTGGGCCGGGCCGTACGGGGGCTGGTGCGGGGGCGGCGGAGAGCCGGCTCCCCCGGCCGCCAGGCGCAGATCGAGTGGGCACACCACTCGTGGGCGCCTCCCCTGCGCCCGCCTCCCATAACCTCTGCCAGAGGTGGCGCTCCGTCAAACAGCCGTGACGGTCGGTTTCGGGTCGTCGACGATGTCGAGCCTCCGGTGCTACGTGCCGGAGGTATCGCTGTGTCCCCGTTCGCGCAGGAGAGGCGGGCGGAAGGACAGGGCGAGACCGGTCGCGAACAGGAGGGCGGCGCAGCTCGCTGCCAACGGGGCGTCACCGTCTTGAAGGGGCCAGGCCCACCAGGCTGGTTGGCCCGCGTTGCCTCCGATCGAAACGACGGCGAACGGCAGGAAGGCGGTCAGGCCTGTTGCCGCCTGCGGCGTCGAGAGCCAGCGGACCAGCAGGGCGAAGCCCAGATAGCCCGCCAGGTTGCGGGCGACGGCGACACCGTCGGGGACGACGACCGAGGCCATGGACATACAGGCGACCATCCCCACGGCGAGGCACGCGTCCATGCGGCGTACAGGCCGGGCTGCGACACTCTCCGACACCCGGTCGGTTCGCGCCTGACCGTTCAGGACGAGCAGTGTGGGAAGCAGCGGCACGAGGTAGCGGAAGGGCAGTCCGGTGGTGAGGCCGCCTATGACGGAGGGCACCGGAACCTCGGAGTTGGGAGCGAGGGCTGCGATACATCCGACTGCGAGGAGGGAAGCGAGGGCTGCGGGGACGGCCCTGACGCGGAGCCACCAGATCACGCGTCACCGCCGCTGTGGGCGTCGGGGTTCAGCTCGGGCTTGACACCGCAGCTGGTGAGTGCGGCGCGGTTCTTCTTGTACCACTGTTTCTGCGCCCGTACGGGCTGCTTCCGCACCCGGTGGACCAGCGCCAGCGTCCTGCCGCCGTCGTCGAAGCGTCCCGCGACGTCCGCCGTGCGCGCTCCCGCCGTCAGCTCAAGCCAGGCAGCGAGGGGCCCGTATGCCGATTCCCCGGCCCAGGAGCCCTCATCGGCCGCACAGGCGGGTGTTGTCTGCGGCATAAGGGCGCTGACCAGCGAGGCGACCACGTCGGGTCGGGTCGGGTGGGAGTACGCGGGTGTGTATGTCCGGGGCATGGCGATCCCTGCCTTCCTCAGGCGTCCTGCGCTGTCCTCCACCCAGGTCCGGAACTTCTCGGCGTCGTCATCCTGCTCGGGCCAGACGCACACCTGCGGGGACGTACCGGCACAGCTGAGTGCGGCGGTGTCCCGGCTGTCCGTTGGGTCGTAGCCGAGCGGATCCACCATGGGTACGGCGACCAGCACGGCCAGCGCCAGCGGCAACAGCCCGGCGAGACGGGCCGCCCACGCCCGCACCACGATGGCGACGACCGCGGCCACCAGCAGACCGGTGGCGACCAGAGCCGGGCCGACCAGCGCTCTGGTGTCGAGTGTCCGGTCGTAGGCACAGCACTCGGCGAGGTTCGTGCCGTTCAACTGGCGTAGCCAGAAAGGCTCCAGGGCGACGGGGTACGATAGCCACAGGAACGTGGCCACTGCGACCGCCGGAACGGCGAGCACCCCCGGGAACAGCCAGCCCACGGCGTATCCCGCCAGGGTATAGGCGAGGATCATCAGGCACAGCAGCCCGATCACCCGTGGGTCTGGGGCTCCCGGCGCGCCTGCGGCCCATTCGGAGACGCAGACAAGCGTCCACAGGACGCAGGCGAGTCCTGCGCCCCACACGGTACGCAGCTGGGAGAGCGCGACCACGATCGGAGTGCGCACGGGAGCCCCGGCACCGTCCGCGATGCGTGAGCGCCGGAGCCGGACGGCCTCCCAGGCCGCGGCCGCCGCGCTGAGCGCGACCGCGACGATGCCGATGGTCGTGGTCTGTGCGGTGGCGGCTTCCCAGTACCGGTCCGTGACAGTGGAATCCGGCTGGTGGGCGAAGAGCCACATCCATACGCATGCGGGCAGCAACCCCCACAGGGCGCCTGAGGTGCGCAGCAGCGCGCGCCATGGCATGCTCAGACCTCCCCGTGCACGAATCCGGCGTACGCGGCCTCCGCGAGGCGCCCGGGGGCGGCGTCGGCGGGCGCTGTACGGAGGAAGTCCGGTACCGAGCCCTGAAAGCGCACGTGCCCTTGGTCGAGCACCACTACGGAGTCAAAGATCTCGGCGAGGTCCTCGGTCTGGTGTGTGGACACGACGAAGCTCGTGGTGGGTGCCAGTTCTCCCAGCAGGTCGCGGAACACGCCCCTTTGATGGGGATCGAGCCCGGCGGTCGGCTCGTCCATGAGTACGACCTCGGCCTTGTGGACGAGCGCCTGCGCGATGCCTAGCCGCCGCAGTTGTCCACCGGACAACTGCCGCCCCGTACGGTCCGTCAGGCCACCGAGGCCCACTCGGTCGAGGGCCTCCGCAGCGGCGTCCCAGGCAGCGGGCTTCGACATGCCCTTCAACCAGCCCGCGTAAGCGACCTGCTCCCTCAGCTTGAGCCCTGCGACGGGGCGCACCGACTGGGGCAGCCAGCCGACGCGGCTGCGGTAGGTCCTCAGTTTCGCGCGGGAATCAGGAGTGAGGCCGTGCAGGCTCAGTCGTCCGGACCGGGGAGTGAGGGCCGTGGCCATGACTCCGAGCAGCGTTGACTTGCCGGCACCGTTGGGGCCGAGCAGCACGGTGCAGCCAGGGCCGAGGGTGAGGGTGAGCCGGTTCAGTATGTTGCTGCCGCGTCGGTAGCCGAATGTGCAGCGGGATATTTCCAGAGACATGTGACCTCATGAAGCGGAACCGGGGGCTGCCCCTGGGCGTGGGCAGCCCCCGGCTGATGGATCAGGGGCCCAGGACTTGGCCCGGTAGAGGGTGAGAGGACCCAGGAACCCGCTGCTGCGGTCGGAGTCACAGCCCTTGAACCGGACCTTGGTGTGATTGCTGTCCCTGCGGCTGTCGTGCCAGCGGCTCGACTCCTGGTCCGCGCGCCACCCCTTGCGCCGTGTTGCGGCACGGCCGGCCGTGTATGTGATGCCCGCCCCGGTCGTTTTCCCTGGCCGGGGCGGGCATCACCCTTCCTCAGGGCATACATCCCAGGCAAGCCGCATCATTTCGCACGGGAGTGAAGAAGGCATTCCGATTGTGCGCAGAGTGACATCTTCTGGTCGAGGGGGGAGGTTCTTACGCGCCTCGTCTTGCCAGCGACAACCAGATGTAACGGTCAGTCATCTCCGATGCCTGCCACGAAGTGATCGAACTCACCCGCCTGTACACCCAGCACGAAGGCGTCCCATTTCTTGCGGGTGGTCGTGACGACGTTGTCCGGGGCGTCGGTCGTGCGCAGGTAGACGGCGTCGTCCGGGCCGAAGGCGAGTTCGATCCAGGGGCCGGGGCCGTCTTCCTCTTCGGGGGCGGTTCGGGTCCAGTCGAGGTCAGGGGGCACGTCAGGCACGGTTGGGGCTCTCCTTTGCGGCGCGGAGGAGAGCGGCGAACGCGGTGCGCGGTGCGGAGAGCATGACTGGGGCCGGGGCGGCGCTCTCCGTGAGTCTGACCTGGCCGGTCGGGCTGGCGGACACGTGTATGCAGGAGTCGCCCGAACCGCAGTAGGACGACTTCTGCCAAGAGGTGGGCTCGGGCATCTCGTTTCCTTTCACAGGTCGCCAAGCAAGTTGAGGATGAAGTCACGGGACAGTTCCGGAGTAAGAGCCACGCGTTCCATGCGGTCGAGGAGTACGCGGTACATCTGCAGTTGGGCTTCCGCGTCGAGGAAGACGGGGCCGTGGGACTGGTCGAGATGGACTGCGTCGAGTTGAGGCACCGGACCGCTGGAGTAGAAGATCGACTGCCCGGAGCCGGGGAAGGAACCGGCGGCGAAGGGGAGCACCTTCAGCGTGACGCGCTCGCGTTCACTCATGTCCAGTAGGTGTCGGAGCTGCCCCTTGGCGACACCTGCTCCGCCGAACTGCATGCGTAGGGCGGCCTCGTGGACGATCGCCAGGTAGGGCGTCGGTGAGTCTCTGAAGAGGACGGCCTGCCGCTTGATGCGGAACGAGACGCGGTGCTCGATGTCAGGTGGCGAGAGCTCGGGCACGACTTGGCGGAACAGCTCGCGGGCGTGATCGGGGGTCTGCAGCAGGCCAGGGATGTGCACTGTGATGGCTGTGCGTAGCCGCCGGGCGTGGTGCTCGACTTCGGCGAGGTCGAGCAGCGCCGCGGGAAGGATCTCGCGGTACTCCTCCCACCAGCCGCGCGTGCGATCGGCGGTCATGATGCTGAGGGCTTCGATGAGGGCTGCGTCGGCGCACTTGTAGTGGCGGGCCAGCGTACGCACGCGTTCGGGGCTCACGCCCACGCGCCCCGCTTCCGTGTTGCTGATCTGATTCTGCTTCACCCCGAGCAGTTGACCGGCCTCGGTAGCGGTGAGCCCTGCGCGCTCACGGAGTTTGCGCAGTTCGGCGCCGAATCGGAGTTGACGACCCGTTGGGTTGCTTCGCACGGGCTTGCCCGCCTCCTTGATGCTCCAGGTCACTCACACGGGTGGCAGTTAACGGCAATCCTCAGAATCGGTTAACCCGTTAAATTCTGCGCCGCTACCTTATAGCCGGGCCCCCACCCCAGAAGCACCCCGCTCGACGGAGCGGCAACGGTCACTGGGCACGACCCCGCAACTCCCCTGCGTGAACGGAGACTTCCATGACCACCGTAAACCCGTCCTGGGCCTACGCCCTCCACCTCCCGCACGATCCCCGCGCACCGGGGGTCGCCCGCGCACACGTACGGGCCGTGCTCGCCGCCCATGGGCTCACCGAACTCACGCCGACCGCCGAGCTCCTGGCCGCCGAGATGCTCAACAACGCCCAGCTGCACACCGAGGGGGCCTACGGCCTCGGGCTTCAGCCTTCCGCCCCCGATGGGGTCCGCGTGGCCGTCTGGGACAGCAGTCCCGTCGTCCCGCCGGGGTTCGGGGCGGCGGTGTCCCCGGACGGCGGCACGTCCCCGCAGTGGGCGGAGGCCGGCCGGGGGCTGTGCCTGGTGCGCGCGTGTTCCCACTCGTGGGGCGCGTACGCGAGTCCGGGGCGCGGCGGGAAGCTCCTGTGGGCCGCGTGTTCGTAAGCCCCTCGCCAGGGGCCCCGCCTCTACACTGGCTCCGGCGGACTCCCGGGCGGCGAGGGGTGGTTGACGGTGCGTAAGGCATGGCTGCTCGCAGGCGTCGCGTTCAGTGGGTCCATGGGGTTCATGATGCTGCTCGTCGTCGGGACCTTCGTCGCGGCGGGGAGTCTTGCCGAGCAGTCGGGCGGTGGGGGGAACGTCGGGCTCGCCAAGGGGGCCGTGCCCGCCTCGTACCAGCCGCTGGTGCAGAAGTGGGGCAACCTCTGCAAGGCGATCAACCCGGCCCTGCTGGCCGCCCAGCTGTACCAGGAGAGCGGGTTCAACCCGCGTGCGCAGAGTCCGGCGGCGGCGCAGGGGATCGCGCAGTTCATCCCCGGCACCTGGGCCTCGCACGGGCTCGACGGGGACGGTGACGGCGACCGGGACGTGTGGGACCCCGAGGACGCCATCCCGTCCGCGGCCTCCTACGACTGCAAGCTCGCCAAGTACGTGAAGGACGCGCCGGGCGACCCGACGAAGAACATGCTCGCCGCGTACAACGCGGGCGCCTACGCCGTGATCAAGTACGGCGGCGTGCCCCCTTATCGCGAGACGCAGAACTACGTCAAGATCATCACGACGCTGGAGAAGAGTTTCGCCAGGCCCATCGACCGGGTGGACCCCTCGCAGCAGGCGGCGGGCGCCATCTCCTACGCGCAGAAGAAGCTCGGCACCGAGTACCTGTGGGGCGGCAACGGCACCGCCGACCAGAACGGCCGGTTCGACTGCTCGGGCCTCACCCTGGCCGCGTACCGCAGCGTCGGCGTCGACCTGCCGCGCGTGGCCAACGACCAGTACAACGTCGGGCCGCACCCCAAGCGCGACGAACTGCTCCCCGGTGACCTGGTGTTCTTCTCGGACGACCTCAGCAACTCGCGTGCCATCCGGCACGTGGGGATCTATGTGGGTGGGGGCTACATGATCGACGCCCCCAGGCCCGGTGCGGTGATCCGCTTCGACCCGATCGATACGCCGGACTACTTCGGAGCCACGCGAGTCACCAAAGATGGCGCAAAAGCGATCCCCGAGAAGCCGGTGGAGAAGTTGGTGGAGCGGCCCGGAGAGAAGCCGGAGAAGTCAGAGAAGCCTGTGAAACCTGATGAGTCGACGAAGCCGGAAGAGGGCTCGGGCGTGGATCCCGAAGGCGGGCCCGCCGAGGAACCTTCCGGTTCGCCTTCGGGAGGGCCCACCGGCCGTCCCTCCGGGCGACCCGCGGACGAGGGCGCCGAGGCCTGACCCGGGCCCGCGCCGCCGACTGTCCCGCCGGAGAGCGGAGGGCGCGCGCACGGCGCGCGCCGCGTGATCTGGCTGGAACCATCCGCCGGAGCAACCCCCTGAGCTGCGGCGATGAATCTCTCTTCGATAACGTCTGAGTGATCTTTCGGTGGAGAGTGGAACGTATGGAAGGGGACCAGGCGTTCCCTTGTCTGGTACGGCACGTACGCGAAGAACAGCGCCATGGACGCGAAGGCAGCGCGGGGAGCACTGAACCAGCGGCACGACTGCACTGACCACGGGGGTTGATGGAAGGGCGCACGACCACGTGCGCTCGCGAGTGAGAAGACAAGGGGCCGCAGCATCATGGCTGGACTCGATGATTCCGGGTCGAACCCCGACGTCAGCCTGCTCTACGACATCAACGGCCTGGCCGAGGACGCCCCCGGCTGGCTCGCGCGGACCATGGAGTTCGTCGGTGAGTACGGACTCCTGCTCGCCCTGGTCCTGCTCGTCGTGTGGTGCTGGTGGGGAGCCCGCCGCCGCCCGGTCCTCGACGACGCGGCCTCGTCCGTCGCCGCCGTCGTGTGGGCGCCGCTCGCCGCAGGTATCGCCGTCCTGGTGAACGTGCCGATAAGAGGCTTCGTGGAGCGCCCGCGCCCCTTCGTGGACCACCAGGGCCTGGAGGTCCTGGCCGACGGCAAGACCGACTACTCCTTCGTGAGCGACCACGCGACGCTCGCCATGGCCATCGGCGTCGGCCTCTTCGTCGCCAACCGCAAGTTCGGCATCGCCGGCATCGCGCTCGCCGTCGCCGAGGGCTTCTGCCGGGTCTTCATGGGCGTGCACTACCCCACCGACGTCGTCGGCGGGTTCGCGCTCGGCACGGCGGTCGCGCTGCTGCTCTCGCCGCTCGCCATGGCCCTGCTGACCCCCGTCACCAAGGCTGTCGCCCGCTCCAAGAAGGCCTCCCGCCTGGTGTGGCGCGGCCCCGGCGACGTCGAGCCGGTCGCCGCCCTGGCCGAGCAGGAGCCCACACCGGGCTCCGACGAGCGGGACTTGGCGGCCTAGCCGGGAGCGGGGCTTGGCGGCCTGGCCGGAGCGGGACCTCGCGGCTCAGCCGGACCGAATCCGGCGGCCCGGCCAAGGGGAGCGGTCACAGGGCCTGGGGGAACGAGAAGAAGCGCGTCGGGTCGTACTGCTTCTTCAGCTTCTTCAGGCGCGGCGCCGCCTGCCCGTAGTACGCCTCCCGCCAGTTGGTGAGCGTCGGGTCCGCGTAGTTCTGGTACGCCGCCCCGGACGCGTACCGCCGCATCCCGGTGTGAGCCGTGTTCAGCCAGGACTGCGCGGTGCTCCCCGAGGTGCCCGCGCGCCAGGACACGATGTACTGGGCGAGCATCCGCGAGCGGCGGTGGACGAACGCCGTTGCCGTCGGGTCGACGCGGTTGATGGCGCCGCCGAGCGCGGTCAGGGCGATGCTGCCCGCGGTGCCGCGCTCGCCCCGCACGCCCTCGATCTGGTGGAGCAGCGCGCGGATGCCCGCGGCGGACAGGGAGCGGTCGAAGAAGTCGGAGCGGGCCGCGTACGTCTCCCGGCCGAGCGCGCCGCTCGGCGTGCGGCCCGGCGTGGAGCCCGGCAGATGGCACTGGGCGTCCGAGGCGAACGACGAGCAGCCCGCGTACACCTCCATCGCCTGCTCGTAGGAGCGGCGCTTCAGCGAGACGCTGCGCGCCGGTGAGCCCACCTTGTCGGCGAGCCGGTCGACGGCGTTCTGCAGCGAGCCGTACGTGCCGAGGGAGAACGCGGCGACGGAGATGGTGGGCGTGCCGCCCGGCACCGCCGCGAGGTGCGCGGAGGACCAGATCTCGTCCGGCTGCGAAGGCCCCCACTCCTGCCAGGCCTTGAGGACGGCGGCGGCCTTCGACCAGGGCCAGGTCAGATACGCGGAGACGGCCTGCGGGGCGGGGTGGGTGCGGAAGGTCAGCTCGGTGACGATGCCGAACTGGCCGTTGCCCGCGCCGCGCAGCGCCCAGAAGAGGTCCTTGTTCTCGCTCTTGCTGGCTCGTATGCGCTTGCCGTCCGCCGTGACGAGGGTCGCGCCGGTGAGGCTGTCGCAGGTCAGGCCGTAGGCGCGGGAGACCACGCCGTGGCCGCCGCCGAGGGTGAGGCCGCTGATGCCGACGGTCGGGCAGGAGCCCGCGGGGATGGTGACGCCCTTCGCGGCGAGCGCGCGGTAGACGTCGATGAGCTTGGCGCCGCCGCCGATGGTGGCGGTGGTGCCACTGGAGCGGACGCGGTTCAGCTTCGACACGTCGATGACGAGGCGGCCCGTGCCGGAGGACCAACCCGCGTACGAGTGGCCGCCGTTGCGGATGGACACGGGGGTGTCGTGGGCGCGGGCGTAGGCCAGGGTGGTGCGGATGTCGTCGACGCCGGCGACATAGGCGACGGCGGTCGGCTTCAGGTTGTCGAAGCGGGTGTTGTAGAGCTGGCGGGCGGTGGCCCAGGCGGCCTCGTTCGGGCGGACCAGGGTGCCGTCCAGGTCCCGGGCGAGGGCGGCGAGGTTGGCAGGGGCGGAGGCCGCGGCCGTCCTGATGGGCGTGGTGGCGGTGCTGGTGTGCGCCGTGGTGGTCGTGGCGGTGCCGCTCGCCCCGCTGCCGGAGTCCGCGCCGCTGGTGCAGGCGGTGGTGGCCGCCGCGAGCGCGGCGGTCGTCGTTCCGAGGAACGTACGTCGTTGCATGAGGCCCTCCCGTTGCTTCCCGCACAACGAGACGGCGCGGGTGCTTGCGGGGTTCCCGTCGGCGTGCGCCGTGAACTCACCGGCGGGCGCCGCGCACGTGCGGCTCGGTGGGCGCCGTGAACTCACCGGCGGCCACCGTGACCGGGCTACACCGCCTGCGCCATGTGATCCGCCGCGTCCGTCCGGGCCCTGCTGCGCGCTCTGCGGGCCGGGCCGCGCCAGCCGCAGGTGCACCGGGCGGCGCAGAACGGGCCGTTCTCGACGGTGGAGGTCCGGTGCGGTTGCGGAGGTCTCTGCTCAGCCACCCGACCACGGTACGCCCGCCGGGTGAACGCGCTCCCGCGTGACGACCCCTCGGACCGGTCGTTAACCGACGTGGCGAGAGGCCGGACGGTTGGCGTGGGATCGGCGTGGGAAAGGCTGGGGGCCGACGGGGCGATGGGGCAGCAGCGCGGGCACAGGAGCAGAGCGGCCGCCGCGAGCGCGGCGGCGCTGATGACGCTGGCCACGGCGTGCGCCGGTGACGGGGCCGCGGCCAGCGACGACCCGGCGGCGGCCGACCCCGTCGGGACGGTGCGGGCCGCCCCCGACTCCCTGGTGCGCGCCGGGAGTT from Streptomyces flavofungini includes:
- a CDS encoding flavodoxin family protein, yielding MKAVIVCASVSHGNTRRVADCMAQVLGAKVVSPEQADLAELADADLVGFGSGVFYQRLHPRLINFVKALPTGRGRAFVFATSGLPELPLAPFSRPLVKLLEGKGFEVAGNFSCRALDTMGPFKLVGGIQKQRPNDGDLAAARAFAARLRDGQGPVS
- a CDS encoding DUF397 domain-containing protein, whose protein sequence is MPDVPPDLDWTRTAPEEEDGPDPWIELAFGADDAVYLRTTDAPDNVVTTTRKKWDAFVLGVQAGEFDHFAEEV
- a CDS encoding DUF397 domain-containing protein; translation: MNSPWQKSSYCSEGNSCIHVSTADAHNIRLTESAAPAPVILSAPRTAFAALLRAAKESPNRA
- a CDS encoding transposase, which codes for MEEPPGGVSVEPVDHGLGRSRGGLTYKIHLAVEQGQKPLSVVITAGQRGDSPQFEPVLEAVRVPRLRIGRPRRRPDRVRADKAYDSRSNRAYLRRRGI
- a CDS encoding DUF7224 domain-containing protein, with the protein product MPWRALLRTSGALWGLLPACVWMWLFAHQPDSTVTDRYWEAATAQTTTIGIVAVALSAAAAAWEAVRLRRSRIADGAGAPVRTPIVVALSQLRTVWGAGLACVLWTLVCVSEWAAGAPGAPDPRVIGLLCLMILAYTLAGYAVGWLFPGVLAVPAVAVATFLWLSYPVALEPFWLRQLNGTNLAECCAYDRTLDTRALVGPALVATGLLVAAVVAIVVRAWAARLAGLLPLALAVLVAVPMVDPLGYDPTDSRDTAALSCAGTSPQVCVWPEQDDDAEKFRTWVEDSAGRLRKAGIAMPRTYTPAYSHPTRPDVVASLVSALMPQTTPACAADEGSWAGESAYGPLAAWLELTAGARTADVAGRFDDGGRTLALVHRVRKQPVRAQKQWYKKNRAALTSCGVKPELNPDAHSGGDA
- a CDS encoding ATP-binding cassette domain-containing protein, translated to MSLEISRCTFGYRRGSNILNRLTLTLGPGCTVLLGPNGAGKSTLLGVMATALTPRSGRLSLHGLTPDSRAKLRTYRSRVGWLPQSVRPVAGLKLREQVAYAGWLKGMSKPAAWDAAAEALDRVGLGGLTDRTGRQLSGGQLRRLGIAQALVHKAEVVLMDEPTAGLDPHQRGVFRDLLGELAPTTSFVVSTHQTEDLAEIFDSVVVLDQGHVRFQGSVPDFLRTAPADAAPGRLAEAAYAGFVHGEV
- a CDS encoding DUF397 domain-containing protein, with protein sequence MPDVPPDLDWTRTAPEEEDGPGPWIELAFGPDDAVYLRTTDAPDNVVTTTRKKWDAFVLGVQAGEFDHFVAGIGDD
- a CDS encoding DUF397 domain-containing protein, with translation MPEPTSWQKSSYCGSGDSCIHVSASPTGQVRLTESAAPAPVMLSAPRTAFAALLRAAKESPNRA
- a CDS encoding helix-turn-helix domain-containing protein, with translation MRSNPTGRQLRFGAELRKLRERAGLTATEAGQLLGVKQNQISNTEAGRVGVSPERVRTLARHYKCADAALIEALSIMTADRTRGWWEEYREILPAALLDLAEVEHHARRLRTAITVHIPGLLQTPDHARELFRQVVPELSPPDIEHRVSFRIKRQAVLFRDSPTPYLAIVHEAALRMQFGGAGVAKGQLRHLLDMSERERVTLKVLPFAAGSFPGSGQSIFYSSGPVPQLDAVHLDQSHGPVFLDAEAQLQMYRVLLDRMERVALTPELSRDFILNLLGDL
- a CDS encoding ATP-binding protein → MTTVNPSWAYALHLPHDPRAPGVARAHVRAVLAAHGLTELTPTAELLAAEMLNNAQLHTEGAYGLGLQPSAPDGVRVAVWDSSPVVPPGFGAAVSPDGGTSPQWAEAGRGLCLVRACSHSWGAYASPGRGGKLLWAACS